The following DNA comes from Methanosarcina vacuolata Z-761.
ATCACAGAGACAGTGTTATAAAAGTTAATTGCTACATAGATTTTCTTTCCATCCGGAGTGACTGCAATTCCCTTAGGATCGGGGCCTACGGGTATCGTGGCTGTAATTTTGTTTGTTGCCGTGTCAATTACAGAAACAGTGCTGAAATATTCAGCGTTATTAGTCACATACACCTTTTTTCCATCTGGAGTAACTGCAACTCCAAAGGGAGTTCCTTCTACCTTCATCGTGTTTGTAACGCTGTTTGTTGCCGTGTCAATTATGGAGATGCTCCCGCCATCAGAGTTCACCACGTACACCCTGTTTCCGCCTGGTGTGACCGCAATTTCCTTGGGACCTCTTCCTACAGATACCGTGGTTATAACAGCTTTTGTGGCAGTATCAATTATAGAGACAGTATTGTCCCCATAATTTGTTACATATATCTTTTTTCCATCAGGACTTACCGCTACTCCCTCTGGATACTTTCCCGTATTCACTGTACTTACAACAGTATTTGCGGTGGTATCAATCACATAAACATTGTTGCTGTAACGGTTTGTTACATATACATTTTTTCCGTTAGGGCTGACTGCAACTCCCTGGGGAGAATTTCCTACACGCACTGCGGCTATAACATTATTTGTTGCCGTGTCGATTATAGATACATCATTGCTAAGAGCATTTCCGACGTAAACCTTTGTCCCATTTGGATTAATTGCAACTCCCAGAGGGTTGGACCCTACAGGTATTGTAGCTGTAACTTTGTTTGTGGCTGTGTCAATTACAGAGACACTGTTACTCTGTGCATTTGTAATGTATGCGAATTGTGAGGCACCTGCGATGCTCACTAACATTAAAAAAGCAAGTACCGTTATTCCCAAAACTTTGGTTAAGGTCTGCCTCCTAAACATTCTATTAAAATTCTTTCCTTTCATTTTAGACCGCCAGTATATAGATCATTTTGAATTTATTGAGGTTTTAAATTATATTGAAACTTAACCGACTTTATGGAAGGATAGTATAGCAATTCACTGAATCCGGATTTTTTGGGTTAAGTTGATTATTGCAACTAAGTGCGACTATACAGGTGACAAGATAAAGAAGACTTTATAGAATTATATGGAATACTTGTAAATTAAAAGATAATAAGTTTTCTTTTATTAACTGATGGGCTTGGTAAAAACTAAATTCATTCATTACTGTTTATATTTGAATTTTTATACTACTTTGAGTTTTTATATGTTCTGAAAATTTAAAAAACAGGGATCTCAAAAATTAGAATTTATTATTGGAATAAAAAACTATAGGATCTGAAAAATTTCTATTAATGAACAAATTTTTCTATTTATAAATAAAATTTTCTATTCATAAACAAAAATGAACTTAGTAAAATTCAATATAAAATTAGTGACGAATAGAAGGTTATATTACAAAAATTTAAAAAACAGATAAAGCAATTAATCCCCTTCCGTGCCTGAGTTTTCTCCTACAGAAAGCATAAGCTCTCCGTAGAGCAGTTTTTCCAGGGTTTTGGCTACGTACTTCCTTTGCTGGTATTTCTGGATATCCTCATGCATCCTGAGGTCAGAGTCTACCTGGACTCGCACGAGAGCAAAATGAAAGGCTTTTTCATTCTTTATCGGTGCGGTATAGAAAGCTTCCAGCATGTAAGGGAGTTTGAGGGGATCTTCTATAACTTCACTTAAAAGCAGCATCTCTTCAGGAATATCCTGGTAATGCGAAGATATATCTTTTTTTCCGGTAATAAGTTGCAGGTTTTTTTCTGAATATTTTTTCTCAAAGATAATAATTTCACCAATTATACTTCCCACCTCTTACTCAAACTAAATTTAGGGACCCTTTTATCAATTTCCGGGATTTACTTTCTATATTTTTTAACTCTGTACGCCTTTTAATTTTCTACATTTTTTAACTCTGTACATCTTTTAGCTTTCTACATTTCATTACTGACACACTTAATTGATGCCCTGTAAAAGGGAATAAGAGGCTTCAAGCCAGCATTCCCTTTACGATAGTGTCAATAGCATCGTCTTCTTCGAGGCCGCGGGCCATAAGAGTTTCGACTTCTTTTTTGTCCACACACCCGATTGCTGCTTCGTGAGTTACCTTGGCCAGGGGATTATCAACGCGTATAATCGGGACAGCTTCGGCTTTTGCATTGCCCTGAAGAACCTCCAAACAGTCCACATGTCCTCTGGATCTTGGTGCATGACCTTCAGTAATTCCCTTAAACTCCGACTCCGCATCTTCTGTAATGGCCAGTCGGCTTTTGATCACACTTCTGGCGTTTTCCCCATTAAGGGATACTTTTTCCATGATCCTGATTTTGTCGTCCTTTTTTCCGTAGACCTTGGTAACCATTTCACAGATAGAATCTTTTTCGGCATCCACGTCATAGTCGAATTCGAGAACTCCTACTCTTCCCGAGATCAGGGAGAAATTATTGAAATAACTGCCGCCTTCCTCTACCTTTACATGGGCCTTTGGAATTACCTGAGCTCCTCCATGTGGTCCGTGGAAGTGAGTTTCTGTGTACTTTAATGAAGCATTCTTCCCTATATGCATTTGAGCCTCCATTCTATGAATAATCTTTACAGCATTAGGGAATGTACAGTGAGCGATGAGTTCAACAGCCGAGTCTTCTTCGGCTACAAAATTCATATTTATTTCCTGGAGCCCATCTTCAGGAATAAGCCCGAAGCAAAGGTGGATAGGAAATGGAATTTTGTACCCTTTCTTAATGGTCAGTTTAACGTCCACTCCATGTTCGGTCTCCTGGGGTTCGAGCACAATTCCTTCTATCCCATTCGCATTAAGAACCTTATTTCCGCTTATCACAAGGCTTGCAAGCTCATGGTTATGCAGGATTTCAGCATCTCCACCGGATGCCGAATAGGCTGCGTCCATATCTTTGATTTCGCTGGAAAGCGTATTAAGAGTTATCTGAGTCATTTTTCAGGCCGCCTTTGGTGGGGATACCCTGCTGTCACATGGTATACACCTGTTTTTGAAAAATTCACTGATTTCCAGGGGGTCTCCGCTCCTGAGGATAACCCCTTCGCACATCAGGGATGCTTTATCGGAAGCGGCTGCAATTTCCTTCCTGTGTGTGATTACAAGTACCGAGGAACCGTTTTCTTTGAAAGTTTGGATCAGGTTTACGATTTCCTTTAAGGAAACAACATCAATTCCGGAGTCGGGCTCGTCGAGAATAGCAAGCTTCGGTTTCATTGTAATTATGGACGCAAGTTCTATGCGTTTTCTTTCACCTCCACTGAGCGCCTCTCCAACTTCCCTATCCAGGTATTTTTCAGGTCTAAGGTCAACCTTCCTCAGGGCCTCTTTCAGCTCTTCTTCAGTAGCGCCTCCATTGCCTTTTGCCCCGATTGCCAGATAATCCCTTACTTTCAGCCCTTCAAAGCGGGCAGGTTCCTGCCAGGCAAGGGTAATGCCTTTTTTTGCACGTTCGGTTATTGAAAGTTTTGAAATATCTTCCCCATTAAAGATGAGGCTGCCTTCCTCGTGTTCATAACCCTGGAGTCCCATCAGGGTATAGGCAAGGGTACTTTTTCCTGCACCATTTGCGCCGATAATGCTGTGAATTTCCCGGTCGCCTACCTCAAGATTGACCCCTCGCAGGATTTTCTTTCCATCACGGCTTAGCACCAGGTTTTTTACAGATAGAATCTCTGACACCTCTATAAGTTTTTTATTCTTGGCCCTGCAGCAGATCCTTGCAGTGCTGCAAATCCTTAACGGTATTTACGTTTATTGCTAGTTTGGGATTATCAAGTATCAGATTAAAGTCTTCCTGTTCGTTTCGGATTTGAGAACTGTCCAGAATATTAATTCCGGAAGGTACTATCAGCTTCCCATCCTTGTTAAAGACCGTATCCGGCCTGATTCCGGCTCCTTTGCAGACATTTATAGGAACATATACCGAGAGCGCTGGCTTTCCTTCTTCCCTATATTTCTTGATTACAGAATCGATAAGTTCAGGGTTTATCAGGGGAAGGTCCGACATAATAATCATTACAGGCCCAACCGTTTCTGCGGTTTCTACCGCGTGGACCATATCCCCTACATAGTTTCCGCCAAAAGTCCTGATTACGCGAACTTCTCCTTTGTAGCGTTCCTGGATCATAATTTCTGTCCTTGGGGTAACAGGGGAGACCGCTACAAAAACTCTGTCTATATTATCTGAGGCCCTCAGGGTATCTATCACATAGGCTATAAGTGGTTTTCCAAGCAATTCAACACAAGGCTTTTCTCCCATTCCAAGCCTCTGTCCGAACCCCCCTGCCATTACAATAGCGTCCATTTTAAACCTCCCATGTATCCATTCAATGAAAAATTCAGGAGAACTGCGATAATAATGAGTGCAGTTACCCGACCAACTTCGTTAGCAGTGCCAATTCCATCACCGTTTAATCCCCCAAAATGGGCATAGCTTCGGTTAAGAATTACCAGAGCCGAGATACAGGCTCCCAGATAAGGCAACAGCCCTATCCATCCAAAAGGCAGAAAGCAAACTATAGCTCCGAATATGAATCCAATCAGAAAATTCTTTCTGGTCGCTCCGCTTATAGTCATGGCTCCCAGGCCAGGGTAAGCCTGTTTTTCCTGCGGAGGTATGGGCTTTCCAAAGGCAGCAATAGTTAGCATGGACTGTTTTGCACTGACCTCTGCAATAAACATTGATGCAAGCATTAAAGCCGGAAGGTTAGCTCCAAAAACAACGGAACCTCCTTGCTGTATTGCCCTTATCGAACTGTACAGAGTAAGTAATACGAGAATGCAAAAGGATACTCCTCCTGTCCCGATGGTCGTGTCTTTCAGGGCCTTGATTTTCTTCTCATGTGACCCATGGGCCATAAAACCGTCCCCAATGTCCGTGACTCCATCGAGGTGATTAAAGCCTGTAATATAATATATGAATCCCATGATAAGGGCTGCAAGCACAGGCCCGGGAAATATTACCTGCCCTATGAATGCAACTGCACCTATGAGAAGCCCGAGTACGGCTCCCACAACGGGATAAAAGTAGATTTTCTTCATGAGTTCGTCGATTCCTTCCATGCTAATCCCCACAGGAATAGTGGACAGGAAACCAAACCCAGATTTAAAAGCAAGCAAATATGAATTCATCGCGCACCGCCTGTTTTTCAATCATTTCCTTCTTTCAGTCCGTCCCTACAAATTCTGCCATACCTCTTGAATACATATTGGAAGACACGCCTCCTATAAGGCCCCCGATAACGTCATCCATAAAAGGCCCGAGCTTTGCAAGGATTCCAGGTTTCTGTTTGTCAAACCTGACAAACTCAAAAGCGCCCTTGGAACCGCTGATATAGGTTGCAATACTTGTGCCGAGCACTTCATCTGCAATTATAAAAGTAAGGTCTTTTTCATAAGAACTTTTGCTAAGGTTCGGAAGGGTTCCTGCCCTGCCTTCCCGCTCCAGCAAGACCCCGGAATAGATTAGAAGGCAGAGGTTTGGATCTGAAAGTGCATACTTAAGTTCTCTCTTAAATAAAGCGTCGGCTTTCTCTCTGGTCTCAAGCCCTGGATGGGGAACGTACATTTCCAGAGCCGTATCAGCAAGGTCCTGAACACTGATGCCTTCTTCAGCAAGGACATCGAGGATGTTGACTGTAGCGTTTTCTTCTACTTTCTCAGGCTGCCCTTTTTTCAGGTCTTTTTCCTCAATATCGGATAATTTCATATGATCACTTCGGGGTTGTTAAAAAATGGTTTTATTAGCTTTTGAAAATCTTTAACGCTATTACACTGGCTTTTCTCATAACCCGTATTTCCATGAAGGATTCAGATTATCTCAGAAGCCGTCTTAAAATTCAAATAATTTATACAATTGGATAATAGGCAACGTTCCTTTTAAATTCATATTACACACTCGATGCATAAAATCAAACACAACAAACATCATGGTTTAAATTTTCGTTTTGGACATTAACAGTTTGACACTCCGTTTATCATTTAAATGCATAAGTCCTATCCCAATTATAGAACCAAATTTAATTTTAAGACACGCTCTCAGGAATCAGGTTCTGGCAGCGAAGGAAGGGTCACGGATACAGGTATATCCCTGCTAAATGAATTACTGCTGCACAGGCAACAAGCGAGAAGCCTGAAGCAATTGCTATTAATTGGGATACCCTTTTTATATCCTTTACTTCGGTCGGGGGATATAAGGCCCCAAGTATATAAGTATCGGGTTTTTCAAGTTTGACCCCGAGCGCTCCTGCAGTAGCTGCCATGGGATAACCGGAATTGGGGGACGGAGTTTTCATTCCGTCTTCAAAAGCACTCTTTATACTGTTAAATGGAGAAAATTTTCCCTGTTTTTTCGGGAGCAGACTCGCTATAAAGGCTGCTGCAAGAATGAATATAACGGAGATGCGGGCAGGGATCCAGTTTAATACGTCATCGGATTTCGCTGAGAAGTACCCAAGTTCCCTGTAGGGCTCGGTTTTATACCCAACCATTGAGTCCAGAGTACTTATGGCTTTAAATGCATATGCTGCAACAAGCCCGTATTTTCCGAAAAGGGTATAGTAAAAAATGGGGCTCAGGATGCCGTCAACATAGTTTTCGGATACGGATTCGATAACTGCGGAAGACATCTGGTTTCTGGTAAGTTTTGAAGTGTTCCGGCTTACATATATTGGGAGCAGTTCCCGGACTTTATCAAGCCTGTTTGCTTCGAGGTGCCCATAAATCTCCTTTGCAGGGCCGAGCAGGCAGTTAACAGCAAAGGTGGCTTTCAGGAAATATGCCTCTATAAGAAGGGAAAGCACCCTGGGAATTCCCGGAAGGGCTGCTATGTAAAGCACGGTGTAACCCAGCAAGGCTGCAGAAAATACACAGCAGAGAGCCATTGCAACTCCGTAGGCTTTCCTGTGAGTCTGAGGAGCCGCATTTATAAAAAAATTGATTAGTTTTCCTATCCACACAACAGGGTGTACGGCAGCAGGCGGCTCCCCGAAAAATATGTCTATGGCGGCTGCAAGCAAAAGTACCAGGGCAAGATGCCCGCTGTCTGGTACAATCATAGGATAGGCTCCATCACTTTCTTCCAGGCAACTTTCACGAGTTCGTCCGTATCTCCTTCCTGCATAAGACAGTCAAGGATTTTCTGCGCAGTTTCCGTCTTGTGAACCAGATGACAGTCAACACAGCTCCAGACTTTTCCGCCTCTTGAGCTCTGGATCCATTTTCCTCCTGTGCGCTCGTTTTCACAGGGATAGAACGGACAGAAGCAGAAGGTACAGTTCTGGCCTTCAAAGTGGCAGGGATAGTATTCGCAGGTTTTCCTGCCTCCAATGCCTTCTTCAGAAGCCTTTTCGATCACATTCTGCAGTTCTTGTTTTGCCTGTTCTCTACCCCACTCGGTAATTATATCCCCGATTGCAGCAATTATCCTGTCGTTTTCTTCGAAAGTCCGGACTGCAAGCCTTATGTAATCTTTTCCAAGGCCGTGGAGGGAAGAACAGTCCCTTATGAGGACTCCATGAGCTGCCAGACGTGCAGTTAATTCCGTTGAATCAAGCATGAATTTACTGATATCAACCAGGATAAAGTTTACATTCACCTCTCCGGCTTTAAAACCCCTTATCCTATCGAGTTTCGCCTTAAAAACCTCTCCTTCTTCCCTGATCATATCCCTCGCTTTTTTCAGGTACGGGTTTTCAATCCCGCCTTCAATATTAAGAAGGGAAGTCGCTACAGCGTCTGCCAGGGTTCCGAGGTTCCAGGAAAGTCTAGCAGTATCCAGAATTTCAGCTACCTCAGGGGAAGCTATTCCGAAGCCCATCCGGATTCCCGGGATTGCAAAGTCCTTTGTAAGGGAACGCATGACAAAAATGTAATTGTTGTTTACTGCAAGATCTGCAACACTCTGTGAAGGATCTGAAAGCTCAATAAAAGCTTCGTCCACGAAAAGAAGTGTTTTGTGCTGTGTACAACGTTCCGCAAGAGCTTTGATTTCTTCTCGAGTACGGAGTTTCCCAGTCGGGTTATTGGGGTTACAGATGAACAGGATTTTTGCTTTTTCCAGAAGCTCGTCAGGAAGTTTTTCGACTTCGTCCTGGCTTGGGTACTGCAGTTCTGCTCCCATAATCCGGCACTGCATTTCGTATTCTCCGAAAGTGGGCCAGGGTAGAAGGACAGTATCTCCTTTTTCAACCACGCATTCCACTACAAGCCTTATAATTTCCGTTGAACCGTTACCCGGAATAATATTCTTTGGGCTTACTCCATGCCCTACGAACTTTGCAGCAGCTTCTCGAAACTCAGGATACCTGTTATCAGGATATTCGGTAAGTTTCTTAAAACCAGCATTAAGAATCTCATCAAAGTTCAATCCGCTTTCCGGATGCTCAAAAGGGTTTCCCAGAGGATTAAAGTTTGCACTGAAGTCAAGAATTTCACTTTCAGGAATCCCGTAAGTTTCAGATGTTTCCTGAACTAACCCTCCATGCCTGCAGGGCTTCAGGTCCAGTAGATGTTTCCTTAAAGGTACACTTCTTTGCTCGGACACGGTAATCGCAAATATTTAGTGTGAATCATGTATATTAATCTGCTTATTATATTATTCAACGTAAACTTGCCTTTATTTGCTTTACAATTGTTTGATTGCGAAAACTTCTGCTTCTGGAATCCATTCTACTTTATTTTACAGAACAAATATATTATTTCTGTATTTAAGCTGTCGTTTTTTGGCGGCTTCAGATAGGTATCGAAAAAGTAAAATAGCTTGCTTTTAACTAGTACAGTCCAGAAACGCTAAAAAGCTCCAAATTATATCTTAAAGTAAAAACTCTAAATGAAGCAAAACTCTAAATTAAGCTTTAAAGTAATTGTTTTAATTTGATTATCAGGTGCATTTAAAAATGACAGTTAATAGACCAAGAGGGACCCGGGACTTTTTACCTGCCGATACTGCCCGGAGAAGATACGTGGAAAGTGTTATGCGAGACGTTGCCCGCAAATGGGGCTACAGTGAAATCATTACGCCCACGTTTGAACATCTTGATCTTTTCACCCTGAAGTCAGGAGAAGGGATCATAGGGGAGCTCTACAACTTTACGGACAAAGGCGGCAGGGAAATGACCCTCAGGCCTGAGCTTACTGCTCCTGTCATGCGTATGTATATAAATGAACTTCAGCCTTTTCCGAAGCCTTTAAAATTATTTTACTTTGAAAACTGTTTCCGCTATGAGCGCCCCCAGAAAGGCCGTTTCAGGGAATTCTGGCAGTTCGGGGTTGAACTTATAGGAAGCGGAAAACCCGATTCCGATGCCGAGGTTATTGCCCTTGCCGATGCCATGTTAAAATCCGCCGGAGTGAAGGGCGACATGAAGCTCGGAAACCTTGCGGTCATACGTACGCTCTTGAGTGGGCTTGAACCGGAAATTGTGAGCAAGGTTATGCGGCTTGTGGATAAAAAAGAGTATGCCGGCCTTGAAGCACTGCTTGAAGAAATAGGAGCCGAAGAACAGCTCAAGTCCGACCTTTTCCACCTGATAAAACTGGAAGGCAAGCATATCCTCCCTGAAGTAATAAAAATAGTTGGAAATATCCCTGAACTTGTAAGCTTTGAAAAGACCCTCAAGCTTCTCGACGCATACGGAGTCGATTACTCCCTTGACTTCGGGATTGCACGCGGGCTTGATTACTATACAGGCATGGTTTTTGAGGTCTATGCCGAGGGCCTCGGTGCCCAGAAACAGGTCTGCGGTGGAGGTTCTTACCAGCTTATCCAGCTTTTCGGAGGCGGAGACGTGCCTTCAACCGGCTTCGGGATAGGTTTTGATAGGATTATGGAAATCTGCCCTCTTACCCCGCCTGCTCCTAAAACCCTTATGCTGGTCTCAAAACCTGATCTTCATCTAAAAGCGATAAGTTTTGCAAATGAACTAAGGAAGTACGTGCCGGTCCATGTAGACCTCATGCAGCGTAATTTCAAAGCCCAACTTTCTTATGCAAATACCATCAACGCTGATTACGTGGTTATAGTTGGTGAAAAAGAATTAGAAGCAGGAAAGCTTACGCTGAGAGATATGGTTTCAGGAGAACAGGAACTTCTGACGCTTGATGAGATTATTGAGAAAGTTTCACCTAGCTAAAGTTGAAAGATTTTTTCTTTCATTCTTTTTACTCTCATTAAATTGTTGGAGAGCCTATTTAGGTTCAGGCAGCAGTACGCAATTTTGTTTACTTGTATATTGGACCTTATTCCTCTTTTTGGTTACATTTTCCTATATTACCAATATCGATTTTCAGAGAGTTCAGGTGTACAGGGAAGTGTGCAGGATTAGATTCTGACTTATAGCTGCAAGTATGGTCTTACGAAAACTTTCTCTTACAAGACCCAGGCAGAATTTGCAAAAGTACTCTGTGTAAAATTACTCTGTGTAAAATTACTCTGTGTAAAAGTACTCTGGCTTTCAGTTGCAAATTCAGCATAATTTCTGTGGCAGGCGTGGTTCGCATCTGAGGATTACCCATAAGAGGCGCACTGACCAAAATTAGCATACTTATTTGTTTCAATCACTGATTTTCATAAAGTTGACTAAAATGTTAATTGTTAGATACTTTGGTAATACAGATTATATAGGTGTTTAAAAATTATAATGTTTGGAATTCAATCAGAGGTGGCTCAACGATTGGAATCCAGAGACCAAAAGCTCAAACAGTAACTTACAAAGCAACCCACTTTCCGTATATACACACAAAAACGCAATCAACTTTCCCAATAAGGCAGTAAAGTAAAATTTGCCTGTCTTTAAAGTAAATATTTTAGACAATTCGGCAAATTAATTCTACATTTGTGTTCAAATGCGGAAAGTGGGTAACAAGGTCTAGGAAATTAATTTGGGCTGATCTCACAACTCTTAAAAATTAAAGTTGCGCTGGCGCACCGCGCAGCAAGCTAGAGAGGTATTCGACTGAAATAAATCATATCTGAAAAACGAGAATCCATATTTGGAAAGAATGTGTTTATTCTATCGGGATCGCAAAGAGTTATGAATACCCTGACCTCCGCAGGCTGTCTCACAACCGTAGTTAGCGATAAAATTCCTCCTTTTTTGTTTTAAGGCTTTAAAAGCCTTATTTTTTTTACAAATTTCTGCCCTGAATTTGAATTGTCGGATAGCTTCCTTTTGGTCCTCATTCATATAATTCAACAGGATATGAGAGCTTTGATACTTTGGGATATTTTCTAGTATATCGATCTCAAATATGCACATAATACAAAAATATATACAGTCTATGACGCAAATATTATTTTCAAGTCACATGGAATTTTGTAACACGGAAAACGCAGCCTGTCGCATAGTGATTCGATCTGGATATTACAACCACGGAAAACACGGAAAGCACGGAAGAAACACGCCTTTACTACTGATTTCCGTGTCTTCCGTGCTTTCAGTGGTTTTCAAAAAATTCATTTTGGACATACTTTGGAATCGATGCACTGGTGTACGACCTTTTCTTAATGGGACAGAAGATTATTGGCTCTTCGCCATTTCCTATAGATAAGATTATTTTCAATTCAATACCGCATTGGTTTTTATGAGGACATTATGAGGATATCCACATAAAACAAAGAAGAGCCTAAATCTCAAAGCCTCCGTAGATATACGAAAATGTTATACATTAAAACTACTATTGAAAAAGCATGCAGAAGGAAGACCTGGACTTTTTCAAAAAATGGTTTCTGGATTATGTAGACCAATTTTCCTCTCCTGAGGTCTTTATCCAGGAAAACGTTAAGCTAAAAATCGAACATACGGCAAGAGTCTGTGAAAATATCCTTTTACTTGCCAAAGCGGAAAATGTGGAAGAAAAAGACTGCAGGCTCGCTGAAACAATAGCTTTATTTCATGACCTGGGCCGCTTTGAACAGTTTACTAAATACAGGACGTTCAAAGACTCAGAATCTGAAGATCATGCCCTGCTTGGCGTAAAAATTCTGGAAAATACCGGGATTCTTTCCATTCTATCTC
Coding sequences within:
- a CDS encoding SufB/SufD family protein; this encodes MTQITLNTLSSEIKDMDAAYSASGGDAEILHNHELASLVISGNKVLNANGIEGIVLEPQETEHGVDVKLTIKKGYKIPFPIHLCFGLIPEDGLQEINMNFVAEEDSAVELIAHCTFPNAVKIIHRMEAQMHIGKNASLKYTETHFHGPHGGAQVIPKAHVKVEEGGSYFNNFSLISGRVGVLEFDYDVDAEKDSICEMVTKVYGKKDDKIRIMEKVSLNGENARSVIKSRLAITEDAESEFKGITEGHAPRSRGHVDCLEVLQGNAKAEAVPIIRVDNPLAKVTHEAAIGCVDKKEVETLMARGLEEDDAIDTIVKGMLA
- a CDS encoding ABC transporter ATP-binding protein; translated protein: MSEILSVKNLVLSRDGKKILRGVNLEVGDREIHSIIGANGAGKSTLAYTLMGLQGYEHEEGSLIFNGEDISKLSITERAKKGITLAWQEPARFEGLKVRDYLAIGAKGNGGATEEELKEALRKVDLRPEKYLDREVGEALSGGERKRIELASIITMKPKLAILDEPDSGIDVVSLKEIVNLIQTFKENGSSVLVITHRKEIAAASDKASLMCEGVILRSGDPLEISEFFKNRCIPCDSRVSPPKAA
- a CDS encoding NTP transferase domain-containing protein codes for the protein MDAIVMAGGFGQRLGMGEKPCVELLGKPLIAYVIDTLRASDNIDRVFVAVSPVTPRTEIMIQERYKGEVRVIRTFGGNYVGDMVHAVETAETVGPVMIIMSDLPLINPELIDSVIKKYREEGKPALSVYVPINVCKGAGIRPDTVFNKDGKLIVPSGINILDSSQIRNEQEDFNLILDNPKLAINVNTVKDLQHCKDLLQGQE
- the cobS gene encoding adenosylcobinamide-GDP ribazoletransferase encodes the protein MNSYLLAFKSGFGFLSTIPVGISMEGIDELMKKIYFYPVVGAVLGLLIGAVAFIGQVIFPGPVLAALIMGFIYYITGFNHLDGVTDIGDGFMAHGSHEKKIKALKDTTIGTGGVSFCILVLLTLYSSIRAIQQGGSVVFGANLPALMLASMFIAEVSAKQSMLTIAAFGKPIPPQEKQAYPGLGAMTISGATRKNFLIGFIFGAIVCFLPFGWIGLLPYLGACISALVILNRSYAHFGGLNGDGIGTANEVGRVTALIIIAVLLNFSLNGYMGGLKWTLL
- the cobZ gene encoding alpha-ribazole phosphatase CobZ, which gives rise to MKLSDIEEKDLKKGQPEKVEENATVNILDVLAEEGISVQDLADTALEMYVPHPGLETREKADALFKRELKYALSDPNLCLLIYSGVLLEREGRAGTLPNLSKSSYEKDLTFIIADEVLGTSIATYISGSKGAFEFVRFDKQKPGILAKLGPFMDDVIGGLIGGVSSNMYSRGMAEFVGTD
- a CDS encoding cobalamin biosynthesis protein yields the protein MIVPDSGHLALVLLLAAAIDIFFGEPPAAVHPVVWIGKLINFFINAAPQTHRKAYGVAMALCCVFSAALLGYTVLYIAALPGIPRVLSLLIEAYFLKATFAVNCLLGPAKEIYGHLEANRLDKVRELLPIYVSRNTSKLTRNQMSSAVIESVSENYVDGILSPIFYYTLFGKYGLVAAYAFKAISTLDSMVGYKTEPYRELGYFSAKSDDVLNWIPARISVIFILAAAFIASLLPKKQGKFSPFNSIKSAFEDGMKTPSPNSGYPMAATAGALGVKLEKPDTYILGALYPPTEVKDIKRVSQLIAIASGFSLVACAAVIHLAGIYLYP
- the cobD gene encoding threonine-phosphate decarboxylase CobD encodes the protein MSEQRSVPLRKHLLDLKPCRHGGLVQETSETYGIPESEILDFSANFNPLGNPFEHPESGLNFDEILNAGFKKLTEYPDNRYPEFREAAAKFVGHGVSPKNIIPGNGSTEIIRLVVECVVEKGDTVLLPWPTFGEYEMQCRIMGAELQYPSQDEVEKLPDELLEKAKILFICNPNNPTGKLRTREEIKALAERCTQHKTLLFVDEAFIELSDPSQSVADLAVNNNYIFVMRSLTKDFAIPGIRMGFGIASPEVAEILDTARLSWNLGTLADAVATSLLNIEGGIENPYLKKARDMIREEGEVFKAKLDRIRGFKAGEVNVNFILVDISKFMLDSTELTARLAAHGVLIRDCSSLHGLGKDYIRLAVRTFEENDRIIAAIGDIITEWGREQAKQELQNVIEKASEEGIGGRKTCEYYPCHFEGQNCTFCFCPFYPCENERTGGKWIQSSRGGKVWSCVDCHLVHKTETAQKILDCLMQEGDTDELVKVAWKKVMEPIL
- the hisS gene encoding histidine--tRNA ligase, whose protein sequence is MTVNRPRGTRDFLPADTARRRYVESVMRDVARKWGYSEIITPTFEHLDLFTLKSGEGIIGELYNFTDKGGREMTLRPELTAPVMRMYINELQPFPKPLKLFYFENCFRYERPQKGRFREFWQFGVELIGSGKPDSDAEVIALADAMLKSAGVKGDMKLGNLAVIRTLLSGLEPEIVSKVMRLVDKKEYAGLEALLEEIGAEEQLKSDLFHLIKLEGKHILPEVIKIVGNIPELVSFEKTLKLLDAYGVDYSLDFGIARGLDYYTGMVFEVYAEGLGAQKQVCGGGSYQLIQLFGGGDVPSTGFGIGFDRIMEICPLTPPAPKTLMLVSKPDLHLKAISFANELRKYVPVHVDLMQRNFKAQLSYANTINADYVVIVGEKELEAGKLTLRDMVSGEQELLTLDEIIEKVSPS